One window from the genome of Ananas comosus cultivar F153 linkage group 13, ASM154086v1, whole genome shotgun sequence encodes:
- the LOC109719099 gene encoding psbP domain-containing protein 1, chloroplastic, which produces MAAAAAAVVAAGRPPPPPPRRSSAAARAGASHSLSSPLFLVPRRNVIASMLSSLVFAPIARHEIAIADASSFGFREYIDNFDGYTFLYPKSWIQVRGAGADIFFRDPYVLDENLSVDISSPSSSNYRSVEDLGTPEAAAEKVLKQYLTEFMSTRLGVRRESNILSTSSRVADDGKVYYQVEVNIKSYASNNELAVMPQDRVQRLEWNRRYLSVLGVENKRLYELRLQSPEDVFREEEKDLREVMDSFRVVKAID; this is translated from the exons atggccgccgccgccgccgccgttgtcGCCGCcggccgtcctccgccgccgccgcctcggagGAGCTCCGCCGCCGCTCGCGCTGGAGCCTcgcactctctctcctctcctctctttctag TTCCCAGGAGGAATGTGATAGCTTCAATGCTATCGAGTCTCGTTTTCGCGCCCATCGCACGCCACGAAATCGCAATCGCCGACGCCTCCTCGTTCGGATTCAGAGAGTACATCGACAACTTCGACGGCTACACCTTCTTGTACCCGAAGAGCTGGATCCAAGTCCGCGGTGCCGGCGCCGATATCTTCTTCAGGGACCCTTATGTTCTCGACGAGAACTTGTCGGTGGACATATCGTCTCCCTCGTCTTCCAACTATAGAAGCGTCGAAGATCTCGGGACCCCGGAAGCTGCCGCGGAGAAGGTTTTAAAGCAGTACCTGACTGAGTTCATGTCGACGAGATTGGGCGTTCGGCGCGAGTCCAACATCTTGTCTACGTCGTCGAGAGTTGCGGATGATGGAAAGGTTTACTATCAAGTTGAG GTGAACATAAAGTCGTATGCGAGCAATAACGAATTGGCCGTTATGCCGCAAGATAGGGTGCAGCGGCTCGAATGGAACAGGCGATACTTGTCGGTTCTCGGCGTCGAGAACAAGCGGCTGTACGAGTTAAGATTACAATCCCCTGAAGATGTGTTCCGCGAGGAGGAGAAGGAC